In the Gymnodinialimonas sp. 202GB13-11 genome, one interval contains:
- a CDS encoding FAD-linked oxidase C-terminal domain-containing protein, with the protein MEMPKPDASVLARKARIVARLQKVLPKSAVIHDEAETLAYECDALTAYKCPPLAAILPSNTEEVAAALKVCHEEGVPVVPRGSGTSLAGGALPTADSVILGVARMNRVLETDYDNRIIRVQTGRTNLSVTGAVEAEDFFYAPDPSSQLACAIAGNIAMNSGGAHCLKYGVTTNNLLGVTMVTMEGDVIEIGGAHLDSGGYDLLGLICGSEGQLGVVTEATLRILRKPEGARPVLIAFDSNEVAGACVSDIIKAGVLPVAIEFMDKPILEITEKHAKAGYPECEALLIVEVEGSEAEIDAQLGLIKQIARSHNPVELREAETAEEAGRIWLGRKSAFGAVGQVADYMCLDGTIPVSELPRVLKGIEDISARYGLKVGNVFHAGDGNMHPLIMFDANKPGDLELCEQCGADILRLCVEVGGCLTGEHGVGIEKRDLMGAQFTEADMEAQMRVKDVFDPAWLLNPAKVFPLETSRARRERDVAA; encoded by the coding sequence ATGGAAATGCCAAAGCCCGATGCCAGTGTTCTGGCACGCAAAGCGCGTATCGTTGCACGGCTGCAAAAGGTGCTTCCGAAATCGGCGGTGATCCACGATGAAGCAGAGACGCTCGCCTATGAATGCGATGCGCTGACAGCCTATAAATGCCCGCCTCTCGCGGCCATTTTGCCAAGCAACACCGAAGAAGTCGCTGCCGCCCTGAAGGTTTGCCATGAAGAGGGCGTGCCCGTGGTGCCGCGTGGGTCCGGCACCTCGCTAGCAGGTGGTGCACTGCCAACAGCAGATTCGGTTATTCTTGGCGTGGCGCGCATGAACCGTGTGCTGGAGACGGACTATGACAACCGCATCATCCGCGTGCAGACAGGGCGAACAAACCTGTCGGTGACGGGCGCGGTTGAAGCCGAAGACTTCTTCTATGCGCCAGACCCGTCTTCGCAATTGGCCTGCGCGATTGCGGGCAACATCGCGATGAATTCCGGCGGCGCGCATTGCCTGAAATACGGCGTGACGACGAACAATCTTCTGGGCGTGACCATGGTCACGATGGAGGGGGACGTGATCGAGATCGGCGGCGCGCATCTCGATTCCGGCGGATACGACCTGCTTGGCCTGATTTGCGGCAGTGAAGGGCAGCTGGGGGTGGTGACCGAAGCGACGCTTCGCATCCTTCGCAAGCCCGAAGGCGCGCGGCCGGTTCTTATTGCTTTCGATTCAAACGAAGTGGCTGGTGCCTGCGTTAGCGACATTATCAAGGCGGGTGTTCTGCCGGTCGCCATCGAGTTCATGGACAAGCCCATTCTGGAAATCACCGAGAAGCACGCAAAGGCGGGTTATCCCGAATGCGAGGCTTTGCTGATTGTGGAGGTGGAGGGCAGCGAAGCCGAAATCGACGCGCAACTAGGCCTGATCAAACAGATTGCGAGGTCCCACAACCCGGTGGAACTGCGCGAAGCAGAAACGGCCGAAGAGGCCGGACGCATCTGGCTTGGTCGCAAAAGCGCCTTTGGTGCCGTGGGGCAGGTGGCGGATTACATGTGCCTCGACGGGACGATCCCGGTCAGTGAATTGCCCCGTGTTCTCAAGGGGATTGAGGACATTTCGGCAAGGTACGGATTGAAGGTTGGAAATGTGTTCCACGCAGGCGACGGTAACATGCATCCGCTGATCATGTTCGACGCCAACAAGCCCGGAGATCTGGAGCTTTGTGAGCAATGCGGCGCGGACATTCTGCGGCTATGCGTTGAAGTCGGTGGCTGCCTGACGGGCGAGCATGGAGTCGGCATCGAGAAACGCGACCTGATGGGGGCACAATTCACAGAGGCCGACATGGAAGCGCAGATGCGGGTGAAGGACGTGTTCGACCCGGCTTGGCTTTTGAACCCCGCGAAGGTGTTTCCGCTTGAGACGTCGCGAGCGCGTCGGGAAAGAGATGTCGCCGCCTGA
- a CDS encoding CopD family protein has translation MEWVKVLHLLCVLGWMTGIFAAPRAIIFWKREYAASGQFGPTGDLTIRIYRFSLGLGVIAILSGLYLAHLWGWPTWSHAKIAVVAALAAHYGWTGRLVLRARKGIFTESDRWLRIYNEISVLGAIGVLILVVYKPWG, from the coding sequence ATGGAATGGGTCAAGGTCTTGCATCTGTTGTGTGTTCTGGGGTGGATGACCGGCATCTTCGCCGCCCCAAGGGCCATCATTTTCTGGAAACGGGAATATGCTGCAAGCGGGCAGTTTGGCCCAACGGGGGACCTGACGATCCGCATCTATCGCTTCTCCCTCGGCCTAGGGGTCATCGCGATTCTCTCTGGCCTCTACCTCGCGCACCTTTGGGGTTGGCCCACCTGGAGCCATGCCAAGATCGCGGTCGTTGCTGCGCTGGCCGCGCATTACGGTTGGACAGGTCGGCTGGTCCTGCGGGCGCGTAAAGGTATCTTCACCGAAAGCGATCGCTGGCTGCGCATCTACAACGAAATCAGTGTGCTTGGGGCAATCGGGGTGCTGATCCTCGTCGTTTACAAACCCTGGGGCTGA
- a CDS encoding DUF4159 domain-containing protein — MIGSLAFATPLLLLGLIALPVLWWLLRAVPPAPIRRRFPGIALLLGLKDDESQTDKTPWWLLFLRMLAVAAAIVGFAGPVLNPQVDRVAGDGPLLIVMDGSWASARDWPMRLDRAGLLLDDAGRAGREVAVVQLTDLPSGDLAFQTASAWAPRVPTLEPAPYAPDMAAAMEWAAEIDGPVEVFWFSDGVAHDGRDDLTSAFENLGPLSVFQGDRDLIALAPPRFEDGAIRADLTRIGSDTPREVTVVAHGLDPSGLPRDLAQASATFEPGAMVAQVEFDLPPELRNRITRFELSTERHAGAVALTDDALQRRQVALISGGAEDEQQALLSPLHYLREALEPTADLMEGSLSDILVASPDVIMLADVATFASEEEQALIEWVENGGLLVRFAGTRLAGSDVARDESGPLMPVRLRIGGRTVGGAMSWGEPKSLEPFEEGSPFFGLSIPEDVEVTSQVVAQPDPTLSERTIASLSDGTPLVTRAPLGQGSVVLFHVTANAEWSTLPLSGLFVQMLERLAVSTRPVAPEAEDLEGTVWTPEEVLDGYGVLRDAGTRPGVLGEDLATAPLSAELLPGLYAGEDRRLARNVIAQGAALTAAEWPANVPVEGMVVVEPTDLMAAFLTGALVLLLIDAIAALWLAGRLGGLTRAAMVLAAFAIPQGADAQGLSVEEELALLATSEATLAYVLTGDADVDETSRAGLQGLSNTLYQRTSVEPAPPLGVDLELDELAFFPMIYWPITPNQEIPSAAAYRRLNDYLRGGGMIVFDTRDAHVGRFGSGTPEGRRLQLIAAPLDIPPLEPIPDDHVLTRTFYLLQDFPGRHISRDVWVEAAPADAEQIEGMPFRNLNDGVTPVLIGGNDWAAAWAQDESGRPMFPVGRGQTGERQREIALRFGVNLVMHVLSGNYKSDQVHVPALLDRLGQ, encoded by the coding sequence ATGATCGGATCGCTTGCCTTCGCCACGCCGCTGCTGTTGTTGGGCCTAATCGCCTTGCCGGTGTTGTGGTGGCTGTTACGCGCTGTCCCGCCTGCGCCGATCCGGCGGCGGTTCCCCGGCATCGCCTTGTTGCTTGGTCTCAAAGACGACGAAAGCCAAACGGACAAGACGCCGTGGTGGTTGCTATTCCTGCGTATGCTGGCGGTTGCTGCGGCTATCGTGGGCTTTGCTGGCCCGGTGCTGAACCCGCAAGTGGACCGCGTGGCAGGCGATGGTCCGCTGCTGATTGTGATGGATGGCTCTTGGGCCTCGGCCCGCGACTGGCCCATGCGGTTGGACCGTGCGGGCTTGCTTTTGGATGATGCCGGTCGTGCGGGCCGTGAAGTGGCTGTTGTACAGCTGACGGATTTGCCGTCGGGGGACCTCGCCTTTCAGACGGCAAGCGCCTGGGCCCCGCGTGTCCCCACTTTGGAACCCGCACCTTACGCGCCGGATATGGCGGCGGCGATGGAATGGGCGGCGGAGATTGACGGCCCGGTTGAGGTGTTCTGGTTCTCGGATGGTGTGGCCCATGACGGCCGTGATGATCTGACATCAGCATTTGAAAATCTTGGGCCGCTTTCGGTGTTTCAGGGTGACCGCGACCTGATCGCGCTTGCCCCGCCGCGATTTGAGGATGGGGCGATCCGTGCGGATTTGACCCGGATTGGTTCGGACACGCCGCGAGAGGTCACGGTGGTTGCCCACGGGCTGGACCCTTCCGGCCTGCCACGGGATTTAGCGCAGGCCAGCGCGACTTTTGAGCCGGGCGCGATGGTTGCGCAGGTTGAATTCGATCTGCCGCCCGAATTGCGCAACCGCATCACGCGGTTCGAGTTGAGCACGGAACGCCATGCCGGTGCCGTTGCGCTGACGGATGATGCCTTGCAGCGCAGGCAAGTGGCCCTGATTTCCGGCGGCGCGGAAGATGAGCAGCAGGCACTTTTGTCGCCGCTGCACTACCTGCGCGAAGCTTTGGAGCCGACTGCCGATCTCATGGAAGGTTCATTGTCCGACATCCTTGTCGCATCGCCCGATGTGATCATGCTGGCAGATGTTGCCACCTTCGCCTCGGAAGAAGAGCAGGCGCTGATTGAATGGGTCGAAAACGGCGGGTTGCTGGTGCGCTTTGCCGGCACAAGGTTGGCGGGGTCGGACGTGGCGCGGGATGAATCCGGCCCGCTAATGCCCGTGCGCCTGCGCATTGGTGGACGCACGGTCGGCGGCGCCATGTCTTGGGGTGAACCCAAATCGCTTGAGCCTTTTGAGGAGGGATCGCCCTTCTTCGGCCTGTCGATCCCAGAAGATGTGGAAGTCACCAGCCAAGTTGTGGCGCAGCCAGACCCGACTTTGAGCGAACGCACGATTGCGAGCCTTTCAGACGGCACACCGCTTGTGACGCGCGCGCCGCTTGGACAGGGCAGCGTTGTCCTGTTCCACGTGACGGCAAATGCGGAATGGTCGACCCTTCCGCTCTCCGGGTTGTTCGTCCAGATGCTGGAGCGGCTGGCGGTCTCGACCCGGCCCGTGGCACCCGAAGCCGAGGATCTGGAAGGCACGGTCTGGACGCCAGAAGAGGTGCTGGATGGATATGGCGTTCTGCGCGACGCCGGAACCCGCCCCGGCGTGCTGGGTGAGGATCTGGCGACCGCGCCATTGTCGGCGGAGTTGTTGCCGGGCCTTTATGCCGGTGAGGATCGACGCCTAGCGCGCAATGTCATCGCGCAAGGTGCTGCACTGACTGCTGCTGAGTGGCCCGCGAATGTGCCGGTTGAGGGGATGGTTGTGGTTGAGCCTACTGATCTGATGGCTGCGTTCCTGACCGGGGCCTTGGTCCTGCTTCTGATCGACGCGATCGCCGCGCTTTGGCTGGCAGGACGCCTTGGTGGGTTAACCCGCGCGGCAATGGTACTGGCTGCGTTTGCAATCCCGCAGGGCGCTGACGCCCAGGGCCTTTCCGTTGAGGAAGAGCTTGCACTGCTCGCCACTTCCGAGGCGACTTTGGCCTATGTTCTGACAGGCGATGCAGATGTCGATGAGACCTCTCGCGCCGGTCTACAGGGCTTATCCAACACACTTTACCAGCGCACGAGCGTCGAACCCGCGCCCCCGCTCGGCGTCGATCTTGAGTTGGATGAGCTTGCATTCTTCCCCATGATTTACTGGCCGATCACGCCCAATCAGGAAATCCCCTCAGCTGCTGCCTACCGCCGTTTGAATGACTATCTTCGCGGCGGCGGGATGATCGTGTTCGATACGCGCGATGCCCATGTTGGCCGCTTCGGATCCGGCACGCCAGAAGGGCGGCGGTTGCAGTTGATCGCGGCCCCGCTTGATATTCCGCCGCTTGAGCCGATCCCCGATGACCATGTTCTGACGCGCACATTCTATCTGCTGCAGGATTTTCCGGGGCGTCACATCAGCCGCGACGTATGGGTCGAAGCCGCACCTGCCGATGCGGAACAGATCGAGGGCATGCCTTTCCGCAACCTCAACGATGGCGTCACGCCGGTTCTGATCGGCGGCAATGATTGGGCGGCGGCGTGGGCGCAAGACGAAAGCGGACGTCCGATGTTCCCGGTCGGGCGCGGCCAAACGGGCGAGCGGCAGCGCGAGATTGCGCTGCGTTTCGGTGTGAACCTTGTGATGCATGTCCTGTCGGGCAACTACAAAAGCGATCAGGTGCATGTGCCCGCCCTTCTTGACCGGCTGGGGCAGTAG
- a CDS encoding DUF58 domain-containing protein encodes MSELSLHTPDTLRSRSEAVAASMPALLADAQHLAASVLLGVHGRKRAGTGDEFWQYRPAEAGDSYRAIDWRRSARSDGHFLRQTEWQAAQAVMLGVDDAASMTYSGSKSRPSKLRRAQTLAMALAVIAVRGGERVGLTHLAEPPRGGQAQLMRMAAALMDGDDRPEYGEPKPQMMPSGARAVFFSDFLGEPSAIETVLGRSADRGVKGALVMVLDPDEEAFPFDGRTLFESMSGAIRFETLKAKSLREEYLGRLAARKDALQAMARRTGWQFHVHHTDGPAEPALLWLYQVLERQ; translated from the coding sequence TTGAGCGAGCTTTCCCTCCATACTCCGGACACGCTGCGATCCAGGTCGGAGGCTGTTGCGGCCTCTATGCCCGCGCTGCTGGCCGACGCGCAGCATCTGGCGGCGTCGGTTCTGCTGGGTGTGCATGGCCGCAAACGTGCAGGCACGGGGGATGAGTTCTGGCAATATCGCCCGGCGGAGGCCGGTGACAGTTATCGTGCCATTGATTGGCGACGCTCGGCCCGGTCAGACGGACATTTTCTACGGCAGACCGAATGGCAGGCCGCGCAGGCCGTGATGCTTGGCGTCGATGATGCGGCCTCCATGACCTATTCCGGCTCGAAATCGCGCCCCTCAAAACTCCGCCGCGCGCAGACACTTGCGATGGCCTTGGCCGTGATTGCGGTGCGGGGTGGAGAGCGTGTGGGCCTGACCCATCTTGCGGAGCCGCCGCGTGGCGGGCAGGCCCAGTTGATGCGGATGGCAGCCGCGCTGATGGATGGGGATGACCGGCCAGAATATGGTGAGCCCAAGCCGCAGATGATGCCAAGCGGCGCGCGCGCTGTGTTCTTCAGCGATTTTCTTGGCGAGCCAAGCGCGATTGAAACGGTTCTAGGCCGGTCCGCCGATCGGGGCGTAAAAGGCGCTTTGGTCATGGTGCTGGACCCCGACGAGGAGGCGTTTCCCTTTGATGGGCGGACTTTGTTTGAGTCGATGTCGGGTGCCATTCGGTTTGAGACATTGAAGGCAAAGTCCCTGCGCGAAGAGTATCTGGGACGGTTGGCCGCCCGGAAAGACGCACTTCAGGCCATGGCACGGCGCACCGGCTGGCAGTTTCACGTGCACCACACGGATGGCCCGGCTGAGCCTGCGCTTCTGTGGCTCTATCAGGTGTTGGAGCGGCAATGA
- a CDS encoding AAA family ATPase encodes MTPPELPGPQLIADIEALGAKLGEAKASIGQRIIGQENVVELSLAAMLSGGHALLMGLPGLGKTLLVDTLSTVMGLSANRVQFTPDLMPADILGSEVLETADDGSRNFRFLEGPIFCQLLMADEINRASPRTQSALLQAMQEREVTIAGEHRPLPAPFHVLATQNPIEQEGTYPLPEAQLDRFLVKIDVPYPDRETERGILIATTGTEEAVSREVFSGEELIKAQQVVRQMPVGEAVVDLILDLVRACRPDEAEAPDVVKTSVAWGPGPRAAQALMLTSRARALLDGRLSPSADDVAALARPVLSHRMALTFAARAEGAVLEQVIDEVTARVTRIEAAA; translated from the coding sequence ATGACCCCCCCCGAACTTCCCGGCCCGCAGCTGATTGCCGATATTGAGGCCCTGGGGGCCAAACTTGGTGAGGCGAAGGCCTCCATCGGGCAACGGATCATCGGGCAAGAGAACGTCGTGGAGTTGTCGTTGGCGGCGATGCTGTCGGGTGGCCATGCGCTTCTGATGGGTCTTCCGGGGCTAGGGAAAACCTTGCTGGTCGATACACTGTCGACGGTCATGGGGCTGTCGGCCAACCGTGTGCAGTTCACGCCGGACCTGATGCCTGCGGATATCCTTGGCTCGGAAGTGCTGGAGACGGCGGACGACGGATCGCGCAATTTCCGGTTCCTTGAAGGGCCGATCTTTTGCCAGCTTTTGATGGCGGACGAGATCAACCGCGCCTCGCCGCGCACGCAATCCGCTTTGCTTCAGGCCATGCAGGAGCGGGAGGTGACCATCGCGGGTGAGCACCGGCCACTGCCCGCACCGTTCCACGTCCTCGCTACGCAAAACCCGATTGAACAGGAAGGGACCTATCCCTTGCCGGAAGCGCAATTGGACCGCTTCCTTGTGAAGATTGACGTGCCTTACCCTGACCGGGAGACCGAGCGCGGCATTTTGATCGCCACGACCGGCACGGAGGAAGCCGTCTCACGCGAGGTCTTTAGCGGCGAAGAGCTGATCAAGGCGCAGCAGGTCGTGCGCCAGATGCCGGTGGGTGAGGCTGTCGTGGACCTGATCCTTGATCTGGTGCGCGCGTGCCGCCCGGATGAAGCTGAGGCGCCGGACGTTGTGAAGACCTCTGTCGCTTGGGGGCCGGGCCCTCGCGCGGCGCAGGCCTTGATGCTGACCTCACGGGCGAGGGCGCTGTTGGATGGGCGTCTGTCGCCTTCCGCTGACGATGTCGCAGCATTGGCGCGCCCCGTGCTGTCGCACCGCATGGCGCTGACCTTTGCGGCCCGCGCTGAGGGTGCGGTGCTTGAGCAGGTCATTGACGAAGTCACGGCCCGCGTTACCCGGATCGAGGCGGCCGCTTGA
- a CDS encoding DUF1285 domain-containing protein: protein MNPATDQLLKAAQDAQKQGKLPPVHLWNPAFCGDLDMEIKRDGTWFYEGTPIGRKPLVRLFSTILKLEDGKYFLVTPVEKVGIRVEDAPFVAVDIEAAGDGPTQSISFATNVGDTVIAGKDHAIRVERDETGEPSPYVHIRAGLEALIDRKSFYRLVDMGEAHEVDGTEMFGVWSGGLFFPIIPVADLDLSEA, encoded by the coding sequence ATGAACCCGGCAACGGATCAACTGCTCAAAGCGGCGCAAGATGCGCAGAAACAGGGTAAATTACCCCCCGTCCACCTATGGAACCCCGCGTTCTGCGGCGATCTGGATATGGAGATTAAGCGCGACGGTACGTGGTTTTACGAGGGCACGCCCATTGGCCGGAAACCGCTGGTGCGCCTGTTTTCTACGATCCTGAAGCTGGAAGACGGCAAATACTTCCTCGTCACGCCGGTCGAAAAGGTCGGCATCCGCGTCGAGGATGCGCCTTTCGTTGCGGTCGATATAGAAGCCGCGGGCGACGGCCCGACGCAATCCATCTCTTTCGCGACGAATGTGGGTGACACAGTAATCGCCGGCAAAGATCACGCCATCCGTGTGGAGCGCGATGAGACGGGCGAACCCTCGCCTTACGTCCACATCCGCGCGGGGCTTGAGGCGCTGATCGATCGCAAAAGCTTCTACCGCTTGGTCGATATGGGCGAAGCGCATGAGGTCGACGGAACCGAGATGTTCGGCGTCTGGTCGGGCGGCCTGTTCTTTCCGATTATCCCGGTCGCAGACCTCGACCTGAGCGAAGCGTAG
- a CDS encoding VOC family protein: MSHTCMNPGCWFEIAVADLEAARDFYAAILQTELAITDDMGPNPVVFFPHNDEKPGIGGHLYPGTPSRDGNTVHMMAPPDLDAMRERITAAGGTVESADIPIPSGAFFYARDPDGNSIGFFNFNAKAQAA; the protein is encoded by the coding sequence ATGTCACATACCTGCATGAACCCCGGCTGCTGGTTCGAAATCGCGGTCGCAGACCTTGAAGCTGCGCGGGATTTCTACGCCGCAATCCTTCAAACCGAACTTGCCATCACCGATGATATGGGCCCCAACCCTGTCGTGTTCTTCCCCCACAACGACGAAAAGCCCGGCATCGGTGGCCACCTTTACCCAGGCACGCCGTCCCGTGACGGAAACACCGTTCATATGATGGCCCCGCCAGACCTCGACGCCATGCGCGAACGGATCACGGCGGCCGGCGGAACGGTCGAAAGCGCCGACATTCCCATCCCGTCAGGCGCGTTTTTCTACGCGCGCGACCCCGACGGAAACTCTATCGGTTTCTTCAACTTCAACGCCAAGGCGCAGGCGGCGTAA
- a CDS encoding helix-turn-helix transcriptional regulator, whose amino-acid sequence MRRADRLFRLIDRLRPGKLTTARDLAEAMEVSERTIYRDIAHLQASGVPVEGEAGLGYMMRDGYDLPPLMFTEEEIIALSVGARMVQTWGGTSMARGAEQALEKITGVIPEATRSKAERLQFKAWASRPLDAHTRTTIDTVEAAIRAPERIMLEYADEKGARTERPIRPLGLWFWGAVWTLVAWCELRNDFRMFRLDRIRDAVLLGPYVPDASQTLDAFYESDAAGYHSTGNP is encoded by the coding sequence ATGCGCCGCGCCGACCGCCTTTTTCGACTGATCGACCGGCTTCGCCCCGGCAAGCTCACCACGGCCCGAGATCTGGCCGAAGCGATGGAGGTGTCGGAACGCACCATCTACCGTGACATCGCGCATCTTCAGGCCTCGGGCGTGCCGGTAGAGGGGGAAGCGGGCTTGGGCTACATGATGCGCGACGGCTACGACCTTCCGCCCCTGATGTTCACCGAGGAAGAGATCATTGCGCTCAGCGTCGGTGCGCGCATGGTGCAGACCTGGGGCGGGACAAGCATGGCGCGTGGAGCGGAACAGGCGCTTGAAAAGATCACCGGCGTGATCCCCGAAGCGACCCGAAGCAAGGCTGAACGATTGCAATTCAAAGCATGGGCCAGCCGACCGCTCGACGCCCATACGCGCACGACAATAGACACGGTCGAGGCCGCCATCCGCGCGCCAGAACGGATCATGCTAGAATATGCGGACGAAAAAGGTGCGCGCACCGAACGCCCGATACGCCCTTTGGGCCTATGGTTTTGGGGTGCTGTGTGGACCTTGGTGGCGTGGTGCGAATTGCGGAATGATTTCAGGATGTTCCGGTTAGATCGTATTCGCGATGCCGTATTGCTGGGGCCGTACGTGCCCGATGCATCTCAAACACTGGATGCATTCTACGAAAGTGATGCGGCTGGGTATCATTCGACCGGCAACCCTTAG
- a CDS encoding B12-binding domain-containing protein, which produces MATRFDETGSKRGTVVTQNPEALMGRDGVSDLAALALAELASGPREAELSAEAMAALPNPHVSAMARAMANADSDEAEALVSDLLDAGLTVRELCLSYFTPAARELGRLWDCDKLPFTEVSMATARMHAILRNLPGGVAASLTGNVKEALFVATPGETHTLGVLMAADHFRRLGWDVSALVGLGHDALVRQILSDDRPVLGISCSGSLTMDTLSRLVADVQARRPNLAIVLAGAVTQDPLAMAQLPECDGIIEGLETAETDIQAALDCAKSRQQQPQISATG; this is translated from the coding sequence GTGGCGACCCGATTCGATGAGACCGGCAGCAAGCGCGGCACGGTGGTAACGCAAAACCCCGAGGCTCTTATGGGCCGGGACGGGGTGAGCGACCTTGCGGCATTGGCCTTGGCTGAGCTTGCATCAGGTCCGAGGGAGGCCGAATTATCGGCAGAAGCGATGGCTGCTCTTCCAAATCCCCATGTCAGTGCAATGGCGCGCGCAATGGCGAATGCCGATAGCGATGAAGCAGAGGCCTTGGTCAGTGACCTCTTGGACGCCGGGCTGACAGTGCGGGAACTTTGTCTTTCCTATTTCACTCCGGCTGCGCGAGAGCTTGGCCGCCTGTGGGATTGCGACAAACTACCGTTCACAGAAGTCTCCATGGCGACCGCGCGGATGCATGCGATTTTGCGCAACTTGCCAGGTGGTGTGGCTGCGAGCCTGACGGGCAATGTGAAGGAAGCCCTGTTCGTTGCGACGCCCGGTGAAACCCATACTTTGGGTGTGCTGATGGCCGCCGATCATTTTCGGCGTTTGGGTTGGGATGTAAGTGCCTTGGTCGGGCTGGGCCATGACGCCTTGGTTCGACAGATTCTTTCCGACGATCGGCCGGTTCTGGGTATCAGCTGTTCCGGGTCGCTCACGATGGACACGTTGAGCCGGCTAGTTGCAGACGTTCAAGCGCGGCGGCCTAACCTTGCGATTGTATTGGCTGGCGCTGTTACGCAAGACCCGTTGGCCATGGCGCAATTGCCCGAGTGTGATGGCATTATCGAAGGTTTGGAAACCGCGGAAACGGATATCCAGGCCGCGCTTGATTGTGCAAAGTCGCGGCAACAGCAGCCGCAGATATCGGCAACAGGCTAA
- a CDS encoding cytochrome P450, with product MLDLSSFDLNAIDAEFIDDPYPTLAQLRRDAPVHHNADSSVFLTRHDDCLATYRSRDMLSDKTEAFGAKFGECPLKVHHTTSLIFNDPPYHTTVRKLIAGAFTPRKLAEMERLIEGIVDRLLDRVEDLGELDLIADFGMMLPTEIISFMLGVPEDYRAKLRGYSIAILGALDPVVPAQRMAAGNKAVEEFGAILSDLIDHRRANPDGAGEGEVLESLIFGEHDGRRLTQEELVQNCIFLLNAGHETTTSLVGNSVGLFLDHPDQHRRLLDDPSLVGTAVEECLRVESPLQIGNRLAGEDIALPSGTVIPKGTYIHTSIAAANRDPDVFDNPDSFDIARKPNPHIAFITGIHVCLGASLARMEGKIALGRFFERFPKLAANGPRERLGLARFRGYTSLPIRVK from the coding sequence ATGCTCGACCTTTCCAGCTTCGATTTGAACGCCATCGACGCTGAATTCATTGACGACCCCTACCCAACACTTGCGCAATTGCGCCGGGATGCTCCGGTGCATCACAACGCTGATAGCTCGGTTTTCCTGACCCGGCACGATGATTGTCTAGCGACCTATCGCTCGCGCGACATGCTGTCGGACAAGACCGAGGCGTTTGGAGCGAAGTTCGGGGAATGCCCGCTAAAGGTCCATCACACCACCAGCCTGATCTTCAACGACCCGCCCTATCACACGACCGTCCGAAAACTGATCGCAGGGGCCTTCACGCCCCGAAAACTGGCAGAGATGGAGCGCCTGATCGAAGGCATCGTGGATCGTCTTCTGGATCGTGTTGAAGATCTGGGCGAGCTCGATTTGATTGCCGATTTTGGAATGATGCTACCAACCGAAATCATCAGCTTCATGCTGGGTGTGCCCGAAGACTACCGGGCCAAATTGCGCGGCTACTCCATCGCAATCCTTGGCGCGCTTGATCCGGTGGTCCCAGCCCAACGTATGGCGGCGGGCAACAAAGCGGTTGAGGAATTCGGCGCGATCCTTTCGGACCTCATTGACCATCGCCGCGCAAATCCAGATGGCGCGGGCGAAGGGGAAGTTTTGGAGTCGCTGATCTTCGGGGAGCATGACGGGCGGCGGCTGACGCAGGAAGAACTCGTGCAGAACTGTATTTTCCTGCTGAACGCGGGGCATGAGACGACGACGTCGCTGGTGGGCAACTCGGTGGGTCTGTTCCTTGATCACCCGGACCAGCACCGCAGATTGCTGGACGATCCTTCATTGGTCGGCACGGCGGTTGAGGAATGCCTGCGCGTCGAAAGCCCGCTTCAGATCGGCAACCGCTTGGCGGGGGAGGATATTGCGTTGCCTTCGGGGACGGTCATTCCGAAGGGCACGTATATCCACACCTCCATTGCGGCCGCCAATCGCGACCCGGACGTCTTTGACAATCCAGACAGTTTCGATATCGCCCGCAAGCCGAACCCGCACATCGCCTTCATCACTGGCATCCATGTCTGCCTTGGCGCGAGCCTTGCGCGGATGGAGGGGAAGATCGCCTTGGGGCGGTTCTTTGAGCGCTTTCCGAAGCTGGCTGCGAACGGACCGAGAGAACGGTTGGGACTGGCGCGATTCAGGGGCTACACGAGCTTGCCGATCCGAGTGAAGTAG